A single window of Archangium gephyra DNA harbors:
- a CDS encoding metallophosphoesterase family protein encodes MAPVFDARADYVAARDVRDHAELVALLGGLPQKGVLFPLVGARRAGKTWELKALEHTLAGPRGGAVRYVDLRRYGPDFSKVPEAECLLLDEPELTGTGARVRPAENFLRWCEERHRGGTTLLLAMSPAEWVVLQREGESHGLVSAKDLRFLAPLQPTQAERMATRTEQSRKLLPRLPDIWKRSPFLLELAFQVAEELGAQAEDDVWELLRLIRERSEYAEFHYFEAVYRNGLTEEQRAVLNDVAHAESADKKELDLLVRCGLVGKEGARHVLADPILAADLSPLRLHHISDLHFGPKSAERVDVKDSGAHARRMATGLGPKHVRDEYLRHVASLKAMGRAPHVLIVSGDLVEWGDDAQFEDARGWLEKVLEHLEEHPRLRPDEPHLLLAGGNHDVDWRQTEGEAGARKRHVPFARAFDSLSRSLRVRLEEAPESRQLAIARYPELGLEILLLGSAEFGGEQEKDPAREGLLELVERLRKEAMAKPEHERAAALHQQVARIDPGLVHGEDLARVRREPWSQPVRLAVLHHPVSPLPMTELGRYVGLINAGEVKDRLMEKGFCLVLHGHAHTGWFGKEAWPGRHGDQVLWIASAPSLGSREVQEHHGFNEIVLSREPHGSETTYSLTVLRHSREGGSWVERSRMDCRPGSV; translated from the coding sequence ATGGCACCCGTATTCGATGCCCGTGCGGACTACGTCGCCGCGCGAGACGTGCGCGACCATGCGGAGCTGGTGGCCCTCCTCGGCGGCCTGCCGCAGAAAGGTGTCCTCTTCCCCCTGGTCGGGGCACGCCGTGCTGGCAAGACATGGGAGCTCAAGGCCCTGGAGCACACTCTCGCGGGCCCACGCGGCGGCGCGGTACGCTACGTGGATCTGCGGCGCTATGGGCCCGACTTCTCCAAGGTGCCGGAGGCGGAGTGCCTGCTCCTGGATGAGCCGGAACTCACTGGCACAGGAGCGCGAGTGCGACCGGCGGAGAACTTCCTGCGCTGGTGCGAGGAGCGGCACCGTGGGGGCACTACCCTGCTGCTCGCCATGAGCCCGGCGGAGTGGGTGGTCCTTCAGCGGGAAGGAGAGTCCCATGGGCTGGTCTCCGCGAAGGATCTCCGCTTTCTCGCTCCCCTCCAGCCAACTCAGGCGGAACGTATGGCGACGCGGACGGAGCAGTCGCGGAAGTTGCTTCCCCGGCTCCCGGACATCTGGAAGCGCAGCCCGTTCCTGCTCGAACTGGCCTTCCAGGTGGCGGAGGAACTCGGTGCGCAGGCGGAGGATGACGTCTGGGAGTTGCTCAGGCTGATCCGCGAGCGCAGCGAGTATGCCGAGTTCCATTACTTCGAGGCCGTGTACCGCAACGGGCTCACAGAGGAGCAGCGCGCGGTCTTGAATGATGTGGCCCACGCCGAGTCAGCGGACAAGAAGGAACTCGACCTGCTCGTGCGCTGTGGTCTCGTGGGGAAGGAAGGCGCGCGTCATGTACTCGCGGATCCCATCCTCGCGGCGGACCTGAGCCCCCTGCGCCTCCACCACATCTCCGATCTGCACTTTGGTCCCAAGTCGGCCGAGCGCGTCGATGTGAAGGACTCGGGAGCGCATGCGCGGCGGATGGCCACGGGGTTGGGCCCGAAGCACGTGCGCGACGAATACCTGCGCCATGTCGCGAGCTTGAAGGCCATGGGCCGGGCGCCTCACGTGCTCATTGTTTCGGGAGACCTCGTCGAGTGGGGGGACGATGCGCAGTTCGAGGATGCGAGGGGCTGGCTTGAGAAGGTCCTCGAGCACCTGGAGGAGCACCCGCGCCTGAGGCCCGACGAGCCCCACCTGTTGCTCGCCGGGGGAAACCACGATGTGGACTGGCGGCAGACGGAGGGGGAGGCGGGGGCTCGCAAGCGGCACGTGCCCTTCGCGCGGGCCTTCGACTCGTTGTCCCGCTCGCTGCGCGTGCGGCTTGAGGAGGCTCCCGAGTCGAGGCAGCTCGCCATTGCCCGCTATCCGGAGCTCGGCCTGGAGATCCTCCTGCTGGGCTCGGCGGAGTTCGGAGGTGAGCAGGAGAAGGACCCGGCACGCGAGGGGCTGCTCGAGCTGGTGGAGCGGCTGCGCAAGGAGGCGATGGCGAAGCCGGAGCACGAGCGGGCGGCGGCGTTGCATCAGCAGGTGGCGAGGATCGATCCGGGGCTGGTGCACGGCGAGGACCTGGCGAGGGTTCGCCGGGAGCCCTGGTCCCAACCGGTGCGGTTGGCGGTGCTCCACCATCCGGTCTCGCCCCTGCCGATGACGGAACTCGGCCGTTATGTGGGGTTGATCAACGCGGGAGAAGTGAAGGACCGGTTGATGGAGAAGGGGTTCTGCCTGGTGTTGCATGGGCATGCGCACACGGGCTGGTTTGGCAAGGAGGCGTGGCCCGGGCGGCATGGGGACCAGGTGCTGTGGATTGCCTCGGCGCCTTCGCTGGGAAGCCGCGAGGTGCAGGAGCACCATGGGTTCAACGAGATCGTACTCTCCCGCGAGCCCCATGGAAGCGAGACTACGTACTCGCTCACGGTGCTTCGCCACAGCCGGGAGGGCGGGAGTTGGGTGGAGCGCTCTCGGATGGACTGCCGGCCGGGTTCAGTCTGA
- a CDS encoding imm11 family protein, translating into MAIESSTSPRFFVLKHERGGSHDVDFTSSDNNVGEAARCPQCGDFIGSLPWLPPHRGTLELYGKDPGDFVRGVGDEVLISERLVEAFRAEGLTGLIGFHPVEVLRVRRQRRGPKTPTTPRYFVVTPVFGGAAVDEHRSRIRRSSPITCHWCRETGVDSIHGVVLEQGSWNGDDIFTARGLPGSIVVSERFADFVARHGFTNMKLTPTEEYTWDPLRRGPPPSTPGGQA; encoded by the coding sequence ATGGCTATTGAATCCTCCACATCCCCACGCTTCTTCGTTTTGAAGCATGAAAGAGGGGGGAGTCACGACGTCGATTTCACCAGCAGCGATAACAATGTAGGCGAAGCAGCGAGATGCCCGCAGTGTGGAGACTTCATTGGCTCGCTGCCGTGGTTGCCACCTCACCGAGGCACATTGGAACTTTACGGAAAGGACCCTGGCGATTTCGTCAGGGGGGTCGGTGATGAAGTCCTCATCAGCGAACGCCTGGTTGAGGCTTTCCGTGCGGAGGGCCTCACTGGCTTGATAGGCTTCCATCCCGTGGAAGTGCTGCGGGTGCGCAGGCAGCGCCGCGGCCCCAAGACACCCACGACGCCCAGATATTTCGTGGTCACTCCCGTGTTTGGCGGTGCGGCTGTAGACGAACACCGCAGCCGTATTCGGCGCTCCTCGCCCATCACGTGTCACTGGTGCCGTGAGACCGGAGTGGACTCCATTCACGGGGTTGTTCTCGAGCAGGGCAGTTGGAATGGCGATGACATTTTTACCGCCCGCGGTCTGCCCGGTTCCATTGTCGTCTCCGAGCGCTTCGCGGACTTCGTGGCCCGGCACGGCTTCACCAACATGAAGCTGACGCCCACGGAGGAGTACACGTGGGACCCCCTGCGGCGTGGCCCTCCGCCCTCGACTCCGGGCGGACAGGCCTGA